The genomic segment AGCTCTGGGCTTTGAAGTGTTTCTTGTGACAAAAGATAAGGATCTGATGCAGCTTGTTGGACCTGATGTAAAGATGCTTGCGCCTGAAGGAACCGGGATTTTCCAGGTATTCGGACCCCAGGAAGTGGAAAATAAGCTGGGAGTCAAACCCCATCAGATTGTTGATTACCTTGCTCTCATCGGAGACTCATCAGACAATATCCCCGGTGTGCCGGGAATAGGTCCTAAAAACGCTGTGAAAATTCTGGAAAAGGCCGGCTCCGTGGAAAAATTGCTAGAGAGCCCCGATATACTTGAATCTCCCAGGCTTACAGGTAAAATTGAGGAGCACAGGGAACGGTTAACAATTTCAAAAATGCTTGCAACGCTGAAAACTGATATCGAAGCCGGGTTTGAACTTGAACAGCTGAAGCGTAAAGATGTAAACAGAGAAAAATGTATTGCACTGTTCAAAGAGCTTGAGTTTACATCGTTAATAAAAAATCCGGTATTTGGAGGTGCTGCCAAACTAAAGCCAACTGTCACAGTGGTAAGCTCGGTCGAACAGTTAAAAAAAATAAAATCAGAAATCAGAAAGAAAGCCTTTGTTTCAATAGACACTCAGACAACCTCACTTCTTCCAAGAGCAGCTCAGCTTGCAGGTATCAGTCTGGCAGTTGAAGAAGAAAATGGGATCTATATACCCCTGGGTCATAAGAGCGGTTCTAATCTTGACATCCAGTCAGTTTTGGATGAACTGCGGGATATTATTGAAGATCGAGAAATTTTAAAGATCGGACAGAATCTCAAATACGAAATGCAGGTGTTTAGAAATTACGGTATCCACATGAGAGGGGCTGGTTTTGACACCATGATCGCAGCTTACCTTATCGATCCAGGAAAACGGCAGTATGATCTTGATCTGCTTGTACCTGAGTGGCTTGAACTCGAGGTTACCCCATTTGTGAGTATTGTTGGTAAAGATAAAAGTCGGACTGTTGCCGATGTGGAGATTGACAAAGTCGCACAGTATGCGGCAGAGATTGTTTGTCTGCCTCTGCTGCTCAGAGAAAAACTCAAACCGCTCCTGATAGAAAGGAACTGCCTTGGGTTGTTTGAAGACATAGAGCTTCCCCTGATCCAGGTACTTGCAGATGTCGAGTGGCAGGGGATTAAAATTGACACAGAGCTTCTCTCATCCTTATCCAAACAGTTTTCAGAAGAGATAGAGACAATTTCAGGTGAGATTTTTTCACTTGCCGGGGAGGAGTTCAATCTCAATTCACCAAAACAGATTGCTGATTTGTTTTTCGGCAAGATGGGTTTGCCCGGAGGTAAAAAAACAAAGAGCGGTGCATTTTCCACAAACGTGGAAGTGCTGGAGAAACTGTCTGAGAGATATTCTATAGTTCAGAAGTTGCTTGATTACAGAGAGAAAAAGAAACTTCTGTCAACATACATAGATTCCCTGCCTGCGCAGATCTATCCTCAGAGCAGTCGCGTACACACCTCATTCAATCAGGCGGTAACTGCCACCGGCAGACTCTCAAGTACCAATCCCAATCTGCAGAACATTCCTATCCGTACCGAGAATGGCAGAAAGATAAGAGATGCCTTTGTTGCCGAGCAGGGAAAGCTCCTTGTGGCAGCAGATTACTCACAAATTGAGTTGCGCATTCTTGCCCATCTTTCAGATGACACTTTTCTTGTGGAAGCATTTAAAAATGATCAGGATATCCACACTCAGACAGCTGCCGCAATTTACAGCGTTCATCCTGAACTTGTGACTTCACAAATGAGGAGAGTTGCAAAGACCATCAACTTTGGATTGATGTATGGGATGGGGCCTGTAAATCTCTCAAAACAACTGAAGATCTCTTTTGGTGAGGCCAGGAAGTTTATCGAAACGTATTTTCATCAGTTCCCTGCTATTCGGAATTATATGGATACAGCAATAGAAAATGCACGCTTGACAGGTTATACCGAAACACTTTTGGGCAGAAGGAGGTATCTTCCCGAGATCAGTGCATCCAACCGCAATGTGAGGGAGGCTGCAGAACGTACCGCGATTAATACTCCTGTTCAGGGTACCGCGGCCGATATAATAAAAATTGCAATGATAAGGATAGCTGAGAATATTTGTCAGTGGCCCGGCGCACACATGCTGCTTCAGGTACATGATGAACTGATTTTTGAGATACCTGAAAACAGAGCCAGAGAATTTGCGCTCTGGATATCAGAAGTTATGGCCAATGCATTCACACTTAAAGTTCCTCTAAAAGTTGATACCGGTACAGGTAAACACTGGGGAGATGCTCATTAAAGTCCGGAATTTTTATCACCTTAACAATGAATCATAACACTATGCAAAAGTCGAGTATACTTATTACTGTTCCCAAAGGGCTCTGTGGTTTTCTGCGCACGGAGGTAGAATCTTTAGGTTATGCAGTTCGTTCTGTTTCGTCTACAAGTCTTGAAACAGAGGGTAGTCGTGATGATGCGATGCGTCTTAATCTTCACATTAGAACAGGGCACCATGTACTGTTTGAAATTGCAAGGTTTAGATGCAGCAATGCTGATGAACTTTACGAAAAAGTCAACTCCATCCCGTGGGAAACCATGCTGTCAGCTGATGGATATTTTAGCGTTGTTTCAAATGTGGTAAATCCCACCATTCGTGATAACCGTTATGTTAATGTTAGATGTAAAGATGCAGTGGTGGACAGGATAAATGTAAGAAAGGGCAGACGCCCCGATTCCGGACCCGACAGAAGCAGGGCAGTGATAAGTGTATTCTGGAGAGAGGATCGTTGCAGGGTATATTTAGACACCTCCGGAGAATCATTATCCAAACGTGGCTACCGGAAAATCCCCTTAACCGCACCTATGCAGGAAACTCTGGCATCGGGGGTCGTTTATGCCTCACAGTGTAAGGACGGAGAACATTTTGTAAACCCCATGTGTGGCAGTGGAACCATATCTATTGAGGCTGCGCTGATAAAAAGTGGCAGGGTACCTGGTTTGACAAGAAGTAATTTTGGTTTTTATCATTTTCTGGGTTTTGATATGAGATCCTGGGACAGAATGAAACAGGAAGCCCGGATGTCAGTGAGAAAAAATATCGACAAAAAAATAATCGCTTCAGATATAAATGAAAAAGCTGTTGATGCTGCTTTCAGGAATGCATCGACTGCCGGTGTTTCTAATCTCATAGAGTTTGAAACCGGGGATTTATCCCAAACTACAGTACCGCAATCTCCCGGTGTCATTGTGGTAAATCCCGAATACGGGATAAGAATGGGAGAGGAAGCTCGCCTGGCTCAATCCTACAGAGATATCGGGAATTTCTTCAAGCGTAACTGTAAGGGCTACAGAGGCTACATTTTCACTGCTAACTCAAAGCTTGCCGGACAGGTTGGGCTTAAATCAAAAAGAAAAATAGTGTTCTACACAGGTAAAGTAGAAGCACGTCTTTACCAATATGATCTTTATTGAACATGGCTTTTTTCAGTTCTGAAAATTCTTTACAAGGGTGGGCTGTTAACACCCTTGTAAATCAACAGGCGTAGCAATGCTGCCCTTTACTGAAGCGCCTTCAGAGCTGATGTTTCCTTTATAAAAAAGAACGCATCATACCGTCTGGGAAGAATTGTTGGAACATAATTGCCATGCTCCTGAGCCGGGTTATACACAACCCCTTTTGCGCGGTGGCCTATTCCGTTAAATAAAGGCTCTGGTGTGTTTTCGTCAAACAGGAACAGAGCCTTTTCAAAACCGCTTTCGAGAAACAAATCTTCTGCGCTACCCTCCGCGCCCTGTGGAATCTGCATTATCTGCATTGGTGAACCCCATTGAGTTCCTGCTACAACCTCTCCTCTGTTAGTTGAAAAGCCCACTATGAAAACATTTTCTTCCTCATGTTTTTCTCGCAGCATTTTACCTATGTTCTCCATCCCCTGATGAATCATTGATGTCGCCCTTGCATCACCAACATGAGTGTTGTGAGCCCATACAATCCCCCTGCTTTCAGCACCGTAGTACTGCATCAGTTTTTCAACTGTTTGTTTGAAATTGTCAACCCGATGATTCCATGAAGTCTGATCTCTTGAAGCCATCGCACGGAAATGTCTTTCTGCATTTCGAACCACCAAGGCATTTTGCAGCGCATTGAAATGGTATTGGCATCTGTCTTCCGGTGCGAGTGAATGCAGAAGTTCAACAACCGATTCAGCTCTCTGTGCGCAATCATCCATTCCGCTAAAAACCGCTCTGACGTAATCATGCATATTCTCTCTGAATGGGGAGAGGCATGAGTATGCCTGAGTTGCCAATTGCGCCTTTTCCACATCAATATTTTGCAGATAGGATATTACCTCATCCATCGATTCATCGAACGCATAAAGATCGATTCCATAAAACCCTACCTTCTGATCTTCTGGTTTGTCTGAGTTGTATTCCCTTAACCATTCAACAAGAGCGATGGTTTCTTCATTTGCCCACATCCACTGAGGCCATCGTTTGAAAGCATGTACAGCTTCTCTTGCATTCGCAGCAGCTCCGGGCTGGTTTTTTACATATTTGTTAAGCTCGTATGCAGAACTCCAGTCTCCTTCAACTGCAATGAATGAGAAATTCTTCTCTTCGATCAGGCGTTTGCTGATCCGTTTACGCCAAATATAGTATTCATGTGTCCCGTGGGATGATTCTCCAAGAAGTACATAGCGAGATTCACCAATCCTCTCAATAAGCGGGGTAAGGTCGGTGGCACTGCTGACAGGAATAGCCGAGTTCTGCAGATAGGTTACAACTTTGCCATCGTTTGCCTCAAGAAAGCTAAGTGCGCTTACGACAAATACTGAGAGTGTTGTGAGAAATTTCATGCAAAAAATCCTTTGATCCGGTGTTTAAAAATTACTGATACAGAATAATAAATATAGGAGATTAGTCTGTGATGGTTCAAATTTAAGTGTGTACAACATATTTCGTGCATTTGGATATGTGCTATTGTATATTGTAAACCAGAGCCCTGTTTAGAAGAAAAAATACGCCCCTCATGTTGATAAGGTCCTGACCATGTAATTATAATGTAATAAAAAGATAGTTATCTCTTGCTTTTGGAGTAGGCGCCATTTATGTTTTTGTGCTACAAATAATAAGGTAACACAATTGTAATGTTCCACTAATAAAAGGAGTTGTGATGTACAGAAAGTTAATTGCGACAGTGATGTCGGTAGCGGTTTTAGCTGGAATCTCAAATGCCCAGAACGCCAGAGTGGATGCCATGGGTGGGTACAGTCTCATGGAAGATCACGCAAGAATTCTCTATAACCCGGTTTACACAAATAATTTTTCCAATACTGTGCAGCTTACCTACGACCGTGGTAGTGCAACCGATAGTCGTGTAGGACCTCTTTTCGCCATCAAGAGCTTTGGATTTCTCAATTTTGGGTTGAGCTATACCGGAGACAGAATTCTTGGGGAGCATGTTTATGATCATTTCATCAATGATGTCCTTGGGAGTGCTTCAAATCTGGGAAATTTGGAAGTAGCCCACATTGACCCTATCCCCAATATTTTATTCGGCATGGATTTGAACTTTCTTCAGATTGGAGCCAGAGCTTATTACGAAAGAGCTTCTCTGAAATATTATGAGCGGGATCAGGTGGGTACCGATGTGACCGAAATAAATTTGAAAGAGAAATTTGTCAATATGGGGATAGTGGGTGGTATGAGACTTGATCTTCATCCCTTGGTCGTAACTGCAAAGCTTGGTATGGGTGTACCCGGGCTTAATGCATCATATGAGATGCAGACTTCAGCAGGGACCCACAGAGTATCAGCTTCAACAAGCCAGGGAATTAATCTTGAGCTTGGTGGAGAAGCCCGTATCTCTGTAGCTCAAACCGATCTTATAGGTGGACTGGACATGTCAACAACTGGTTATAGTGGCAAATGGGAAGAAACACCTGTGGGTGGCCCTACTACAGTTCATGACAATTTTAACAGCTATAGCATAACTTCAACTTATGTTTATGGTGGTGCAGAGAGAAACCTTGCAGCACATAACATGCTTTTGGGGGCTGTGCTTTACGCTGGTATGACCTCTACAACTTCGGAACCTGACGAAGTCACTTACCAAAACACCAAAAATACAATACGTGAATTATCTTATGGTGTAAATGCAGGACTTGAAAAAACCTGGGACGATCTTAACCGTCTTGACGCAATTATCGGGCGAATGGGGCTTCGTACTCGTACCTCAATGACAGTAGACAGAGATAAGGGTGAGTCGGGAGCCGACAGTTATGAAGATCGTTATAGCTCACCTGCATCCCGTACCGGCTTTGACCTTAGCCTCGGTCTTGGTGTAAGAAAAAACATGATGCAGTTTGATGCGGTAATTTCTCCTTTTGCCTTGCAGAATCCTTTCAAACTGGCATTAGGACAGCTCCCATCCAATGACTTTGCAAAATTCACAATGACTTTGGATTTCGGTGCAACACGTTCAGCTCAGAGAACTACTCAATCAACAACTACATCAACTCCAAGCTCAACTCCATCAGAGCGTCCAACTTTTACCCCCGGAGAACGCTCCTGGTAAGCTGATTAGACGCTGTGTGTAAAAAAAAAAGGGCATACAACCACCAAAGGTTGTATGCCCTTTTATGTAGCATCAGAAATGATATGGTGCGGTTTTGCTTTAATTGTGAAGCTTCAATTTTTTACACAACAGATCTTTGAATGAACGGATATGTAAGAGTATACAAAAAAAGGGAGAGGTAGAACCTCTCCCATATTTGACTGCGATTTCTGGAAATAAGATAACTCAGAATATCCTTATTCTGATATATTCGGCAAGTTCTCTGAGGTGCTTTCCCTTTTCTCCCAGAAATTCAATATCTTTCCATGCATTATCTATGAGTTCTTTAGCGTAGAGTTTTGAATTTTCAATTCCAATTACAGCAGGAAAGGTTGCTTTGCCTCTTGCTCTGTCGCTTCCTGCATCTTTTCCAAGCTGCTCGGTTGTGCTCTCCTCATCCAGAATATCATCCACAACCTGGAAGGCAAGTCCGACATGTGTACCGTATGATGAGAGTCTCTTCAACTCTTCAGCATTAGCTCCTGCAATAAGGGCCCCTGAAGTAATAGAGGCTCTGATCAGTGCCGCAGTCTTATTGTTATGGATATATTCCACAATCTCTTTGTCAACGGTTTTGCCTTCAGACTCTATATCTACGACCTGTCCTCCGATCATCCCCTTGGTTCCGAGAGCTGTGGCTATTTCCCGAATAAGGTCGACTCTTCCGATTTGTGCCAGGATTTCAAAAGCCAGTATGCAGAGTGCATCCCCTCCAAGTACAGCAAGTGCTTCGTTGAATGCTTTGTGAGCAGTTTTTTTTCCCCGTCTGAAATCATCATCATCCATACAGGGAAGGTCATCATGGATCAGAGAGAAGGTGTGAAGCATTTCTATAGCTGCAGCAGCCTTATACGCACTCTCTTCATTCTCTGTGCTTCCACCACAAGCTTCGTAGGCTGCAATGACCAGACATGGGCGCACACGCTTGCCCCCGGCAAAACAGCTGTAGCGCATCAGCTCATGAATTGACTGTGGATACAATGTATCGCCGGGCAGTAGTTGTCCGAGTGTTGCATCAGTTTTCTCACTTATCGACTTAATGTACTGCTTGAGTTCATCCATCTGCATTTTCCTTATCAATGAAAGATTCCAGGGTTTCACCCAGAATTTTAGTGACTATATCGCCGTTCTCACCTTTAAGAAGCTCTTTAAGTTTCCCTCGGGCACTTTTGAGGTGAGAATCGCAATGACGCATCAGCCCGATTCCCTTCTCAAAATGTCCAAGCGCTCTATCAAGAGTCAAGTCATCCTTCTCTAATTCATCGATAATATTTTCAAGCTCGTAAAGAGATTCTTCAAATGATTTTTTTGTTTTTGTGCTTTTGGGCATAATTCTTACCTGTTATATTTTGTTCTGAAAAATCAGAAACTATGTTCAAAAAGTAATATTAACTCCGTTATTTGTCAAAAATTTGCTCACTGTTCAGGGGGTAAAACTTGATTTATAATTGCATCCGCAGATCCCTGACTGAAACGTATCTGTACTTTTTCTCCGCTCTTTAATTCTTTGCTGTTCCTGACAGTTTTACCTTTGCTGTTGACTGTTACACTGTATCCGCGCTGTAGAACAGAGAGCGGACTTAGTGACTGAAGCCGGCCACCAGCATACTCAAGACGGTTACGCATTATGTGGAGGTTGGCATGAAGTGCCTTATAGCATTTCTCCTGTGCTTCATCATAGCTCTGAGCTGCTTCTTCAACAATGCGCAGTGGTGTCCTAAGTGAACGGGATGAGCATGCTCTGTTGTATCTTTGAACCGAAGAGGCGAAAAAGCTTGTAAAGCTGTTGACAAATCTTTGTGAGCACACTTCAAAATACCGCAAATCCTCTTTACAGTCAGACACTGCGATTTCTGCAGCAGCGGAAGGGGTGGCTGCCCTGTAATCGGCAACGAAATCTGAAATGGTAAAATCCGTTTCATGTCCAACGGCGCTTATTACCGGTATGCTTGAGTTGAAAATCGCACGGGCTACATTTTCATCATTGAAAGCCCAGAGATCCTCAATCGATCCGCCTCCTCTTCCTACAATAATGCAGTCGGTTTGCGTGTGATCGTTCATCATCTCTATCGCATTGACTATGTCCGCCGGTGCCTTCGCACCCTGAACCGCTACATCGGTGAGGATTATATCTGTTTGCGGGGATCGGTCTGCTATCACTCTTACGATATCTCTTATCGCTGCACCCTGCTTGCTGGTGATAACTCCCACTGAAGAAATGGAGTCGGGGAGTGGTTTCTTTTTGCTGTGATCAAAAAGCCCCTCTGCAGCCAGTTTTTCTTTAAGCTGCTCAAAGGCCTGGAACAAAGCCCCTTTACCTGCAGGAATCAGCTTGTGAATCGTGAGCTGATAATATCCCCCTTTTTGATAAACCTTTATGGATCCGATTGCAAATACCGCCACCCCGTCTTTGGGGTTAAAATCCAATTGCGAAGCAGTTTCGCGCCAGATAACCGCAGGAATCTGGCTCTGTTCATCCTTAAGCCTCAGGTAACAGTGTCCGCTTGATGCCTTTTTCCAGTTTGAAATCTCACCCTCCACCCACACCAGATTAGATGCAGATTCAATCAGGTTAGCGATACCGGCGTTTATCTCGGAAACTGTATAAGGTTGGTTTGCTTCAGAAGGGGGGAGAAATCCGAAATCTGAAATCATGAAAGTTTAACCCGCTCAAATATTCTGTAAATAGATTTAGCTTTACCAGTGACATCATCTGCTTCTATCACAACGCCATTGATCATGGGAGATTCTTCAGAAGGCTCAAATCTCACATGTGTCTGGAGGAGAAATCTCTTTATCACTCCTTTGGGTTTCATCCCTATGCAGGAGTTTTCAGGCCCGGTCATTCCCACATCCGTGATAAATGCGGTTCCGTCTGGAAGTACACGCTCATCGGCTGTCTGAACATGGGTGTGAGTTCCCACCACAGCACTTGCCAGACCATCAACATAGAAGGCAAATGCAATTTTTTCACTTGATGCCTCGCCGTGAAAATCCACAAATACCACCGGAGTTTCTTTTTTGAGTTCTCTTATAGCCTCTATTCCAGTACGAAATGGACAATCAAGTGTTTCATGAAAAAATGTGCGTCCCTGAAGATTCACCACACCAATTTTTCTACCATCATTAAGGGTGAAAACGGTGGATCCTCTCCCTACATTACCGGGCGGATAATTGAGTGGCCTCAGGACAGATGGATGATCCATAAAGGAAGTGTCGTTGTCGGCAATCGAGAAGGAGTGGTTCCCGCCGGTCACCACCTGTAACCCATATTTTCTAAGTTTTTTGAAAAGATTCCCGGTCATCCCGCGTCCGCCCGCGGAGTTTTCGCCATTACCGATACACACATCCGCTTTGTGTTCATCAACAAGCGAGGAGAGCTTCTCAGCCAAAGCTCTCCTTCCGGGATTTCCAAAAATGTCACCAATAAAAAGTATTTTCATTTCTATCTTGCGTATTCAGTGTATCTGCTTTCGCGAACGATTGTAACTTTTATCTGTCCTGGGTATTCCATCTCTTCCTGAATTTTCTGTGCAATCTGTCCTGCCAGCTCTTCAGACTGTGCGTCGTTAATTACCTCAGGTTCAACCATGACCCTTATTTCCCTGCCAGCCTGAATCACAAAAGCCTTCTGAACTCCACGGAATGAATCAGCGATTTCTTCCAGTTTTGTAAGTCTGTTGATGTAGTTTGAGAGAGTCTCTCTGCGTACACCAGGCCTTGTGCTTGAGATTGTATCGGCAGCCTGTATCAAAACCGGATACATTGAAATGGGTGTAACATCCTCGTGGTGTGCTGCGATAGCATTGGTGATAATATTGTTCTCACCGTTTTTGGCTGCAAGTTCAGCGCCAAGTTCAGAGTGAGTACCTTCTGTTTCCCTGTCAATGGCTTTTCCAATATCATGGAGCAATCCGGCGCGGGTTGCGATTTTGGGATCGAGTCCCAGTTCAGTTGCCATAAGGCCCGCCAGAACTGCAACTTCCATGCTGTGCTGGAGTACATTCTGCCCATACGATGTTCTGTATTTTAGCCTGCCAAGCATATCAACCAGCTTTGGCTTAAGTCCATGGACATCCAGCTCAAAAATCACCTCTTCTGCAGCTTCTTTCATGATTTTTTGGAGCTCTTTTTCACTCTTTTTGATCAGCTCTTCTATGCGTCCGGGGTGAATACGCCCATCGGTGATAAGCTTCTCCAGAGCCAGTCTTGCAACTTCTCTTCTTATCGGATCAAAGCCGGAAAGGATCACCGCTTCAGGTGTATCATCCACAATCACATCGATGCCGGTAGCTTCTTCAAAGGAGCGGATATTTCTACCTTCACGACCAATGATTCTGCCTTTCATTTCATCACTTGGCAGGTGAACGACTGAAACTGTAGATTCAACAGTGGTATCGGCAGCGCAGCGCTGAATAGACTGAATAACGACCTCTTTGGCCTCTTTTTCGGCTTCAGCTTTGGCCTGATCCTTAATTTCCTTAATCATCTGTGCACATTCATATCGCACCTGACCCTCAAGGTTTTCCAGAAGAAGTTTCTTGGCATCTTCCTGGGTCATATGAGAGATTTTTTCCAGTTTTTCGTTTTCAAGTGAAATAAGGCGGGACAATTCGTTGTCTTTTGTCCGGAGAGTCTTCTCTTTGGAGTTGAGAAAACTTTCTCTGGCAGTGAACTCACTTTCCCTTTTGACTATCAGGTCTTCGCGCCCCGATACCTCAAGCTCCCTTTCCTTTATACTCTGCTGGTTCTGACGAATCGATTCCCGTATTTTGGATGATTCCTTTTCAAATTCAGACTTTGCTTTGAACCACTCATCTTTGGCTTCCAGTATTGCTGATTTTTTCAGTATTTCAGCTTCGTTTTTTGCTTCTTTAAGTATCCTCTCGGCTTCGCGTTTTGCCTCTTCTTCCTGAAGTCTTTTGTATTTACGATCTGCTAAATTACGCCAGAAAAAGCCCCCGATAAAGCCTAAGGGGAAAGCAACCGCTCCGATAATAATTATAAAAACCAAGTATTGTTGG from the Chitinispirillum alkaliphilum genome contains:
- a CDS encoding Hydrolase (HAD superfamily), with the protein product MAQQYLVFIIIIGAVAFPLGFIGGFFWRNLADRKYKRLQEEEAKREAERILKEAKNEAEILKKSAILEAKDEWFKAKSEFEKESSKIRESIRQNQQSIKERELEVSGREDLIVKRESEFTARESFLNSKEKTLRTKDNELSRLISLENEKLEKISHMTQEDAKKLLLENLEGQVRYECAQMIKEIKDQAKAEAEKEAKEVVIQSIQRCAADTTVESTVSVVHLPSDEMKGRIIGREGRNIRSFEEATGIDVIVDDTPEAVILSGFDPIRREVARLALEKLITDGRIHPGRIEELIKKSEKELQKIMKEAAEEVIFELDVHGLKPKLVDMLGRLKYRTSYGQNVLQHSMEVAVLAGLMATELGLDPKIATRAGLLHDIGKAIDRETEGTHSELGAELAAKNGENNIITNAIAAHHEDVTPISMYPVLIQAADTISSTRPGVRRETLSNYINRLTKLEEIADSFRGVQKAFVIQAGREIRVMVEPEVINDAQSEELAGQIAQKIQEEMEYPGQIKVTIVRESRYTEYAR
- a CDS encoding Protein-L-isoaspartate O-methyltransferase; amino-acid sequence: MKFLTTLSVFVVSALSFLEANDGKVVTYLQNSAIPVSSATDLTPLIERIGESRYVLLGESSHGTHEYYIWRKRISKRLIEEKNFSFIAVEGDWSSAYELNKYVKNQPGAAANAREAVHAFKRWPQWMWANEETIALVEWLREYNSDKPEDQKVGFYGIDLYAFDESMDEVISYLQNIDVEKAQLATQAYSCLSPFRENMHDYVRAVFSGMDDCAQRAESVVELLHSLAPEDRCQYHFNALQNALVVRNAERHFRAMASRDQTSWNHRVDNFKQTVEKLMQYYGAESRGIVWAHNTHVGDARATSMIHQGMENIGKMLREKHEEENVFIVGFSTNRGEVVAGTQWGSPMQIMQIPQGAEGSAEDLFLESGFEKALFLFDENTPEPLFNGIGHRAKGVVYNPAQEHGNYVPTILPRRYDAFFFIKETSALKALQ
- a CDS encoding exodeoxyribonuclease VII small subunit — translated: MPKSTKTKKSFEESLYELENIIDELEKDDLTLDRALGHFEKGIGLMRHCDSHLKSARGKLKELLKGENGDIVTKILGETLESFIDKENADG
- a CDS encoding polyprenyl synthetase encodes the protein MDELKQYIKSISEKTDATLGQLLPGDTLYPQSIHELMRYSCFAGGKRVRPCLVIAAYEACGGSTENEESAYKAAAAIEMLHTFSLIHDDLPCMDDDDFRRGKKTAHKAFNEALAVLGGDALCILAFEILAQIGRVDLIREIATALGTKGMIGGQVVDIESEGKTVDKEIVEYIHNNKTAALIRASITSGALIAGANAEELKRLSSYGTHVGLAFQVVDDILDEESTTEQLGKDAGSDRARGKATFPAVIGIENSKLYAKELIDNAWKDIEFLGEKGKHLRELAEYIRIRIF
- a CDS encoding DNA polymerase I translates to MSEKCLYLIDGHALIYRAYYALIRNPLTNSRGQPTGALFGFANYLLRLIETYTCPYMAVVMDSSKPTFRHEAYELYKANRSEMPDDLKTQMPMILELIEAFNLPVVKQDGLEADDLIAVLTNKATALGFEVFLVTKDKDLMQLVGPDVKMLAPEGTGIFQVFGPQEVENKLGVKPHQIVDYLALIGDSSDNIPGVPGIGPKNAVKILEKAGSVEKLLESPDILESPRLTGKIEEHRERLTISKMLATLKTDIEAGFELEQLKRKDVNREKCIALFKELEFTSLIKNPVFGGAAKLKPTVTVVSSVEQLKKIKSEIRKKAFVSIDTQTTSLLPRAAQLAGISLAVEEENGIYIPLGHKSGSNLDIQSVLDELRDIIEDREILKIGQNLKYEMQVFRNYGIHMRGAGFDTMIAAYLIDPGKRQYDLDLLVPEWLELEVTPFVSIVGKDKSRTVADVEIDKVAQYAAEIVCLPLLLREKLKPLLIERNCLGLFEDIELPLIQVLADVEWQGIKIDTELLSSLSKQFSEEIETISGEIFSLAGEEFNLNSPKQIADLFFGKMGLPGGKKTKSGAFSTNVEVLEKLSERYSIVQKLLDYREKKKLLSTYIDSLPAQIYPQSSRVHTSFNQAVTATGRLSSTNPNLQNIPIRTENGRKIRDAFVAEQGKLLVAADYSQIELRILAHLSDDTFLVEAFKNDQDIHTQTAAAIYSVHPELVTSQMRRVAKTINFGLMYGMGPVNLSKQLKISFGEARKFIETYFHQFPAIRNYMDTAIENARLTGYTETLLGRRRYLPEISASNRNVREAAERTAINTPVQGTAADIIKIAMIRIAENICQWPGAHMLLQVHDELIFEIPENRAREFALWISEVMANAFTLKVPLKVDTGTGKHWGDAH
- a CDS encoding Phosphoesterase; amino-acid sequence: MKILFIGDIFGNPGRRALAEKLSSLVDEHKADVCIGNGENSAGGRGMTGNLFKKLRKYGLQVVTGGNHSFSIADNDTSFMDHPSVLRPLNYPPGNVGRGSTVFTLNDGRKIGVVNLQGRTFFHETLDCPFRTGIEAIRELKKETPVVFVDFHGEASSEKIAFAFYVDGLASAVVGTHTHVQTADERVLPDGTAFITDVGMTGPENSCIGMKPKGVIKRFLLQTHVRFEPSEESPMINGVVIEADDVTGKAKSIYRIFERVKLS
- a CDS encoding 23S rRNA m(2)G2445 methyltransferase; translated protein: MQKSSILITVPKGLCGFLRTEVESLGYAVRSVSSTSLETEGSRDDAMRLNLHIRTGHHVLFEIARFRCSNADELYEKVNSIPWETMLSADGYFSVVSNVVNPTIRDNRYVNVRCKDAVVDRINVRKGRRPDSGPDRSRAVISVFWREDRCRVYLDTSGESLSKRGYRKIPLTAPMQETLASGVVYASQCKDGEHFVNPMCGSGTISIEAALIKSGRVPGLTRSNFGFYHFLGFDMRSWDRMKQEARMSVRKNIDKKIIASDINEKAVDAAFRNASTAGVSNLIEFETGDLSQTTVPQSPGVIVVNPEYGIRMGEEARLAQSYRDIGNFFKRNCKGYRGYIFTANSKLAGQVGLKSKRKIVFYTGKVEARLYQYDLY
- a CDS encoding exodeoxyribonuclease VII large subunit, yielding MISDFGFLPPSEANQPYTVSEINAGIANLIESASNLVWVEGEISNWKKASSGHCYLRLKDEQSQIPAVIWRETASQLDFNPKDGVAVFAIGSIKVYQKGGYYQLTIHKLIPAGKGALFQAFEQLKEKLAAEGLFDHSKKKPLPDSISSVGVITSKQGAAIRDIVRVIADRSPQTDIILTDVAVQGAKAPADIVNAIEMMNDHTQTDCIIVGRGGGSIEDLWAFNDENVARAIFNSSIPVISAVGHETDFTISDFVADYRAATPSAAAEIAVSDCKEDLRYFEVCSQRFVNSFTSFFASSVQRYNRACSSRSLRTPLRIVEEAAQSYDEAQEKCYKALHANLHIMRNRLEYAGGRLQSLSPLSVLQRGYSVTVNSKGKTVRNSKELKSGEKVQIRFSQGSADAIINQVLPPEQ